From a region of the Methanobrevibacter thaueri genome:
- a CDS encoding PEP/pyruvate-binding domain-containing protein: MAAFERAKSGIPGLDKALDNIRLGDNVVWNVTNLYEFSYFVEPYIKQAKEDNRNLIYIRFANHPPLIDMTEEDFRLLEIEQENPDTEFAMIERDGIKIYLVNPYNQFETFTLEVHRIIEKEGFDAFYVFDCLSDLQAVWSTDLMMGNFFKVTCPFLFQLDTIAYFPIIRGRHSYDAIAKIRETTQLFLNVYSSSPEEVYVSPLKVWNRYSQTMFLGHKFNPITGTVKVLQDGQEVSKYYKTINDSDKHQSGQILDSWERYMLQVRMNYKEGKNVDDECDKICELMMTKDERMLSKIKEYFTFEDYITIYDRRVGSGLVGGKTCGMLLARKIIEKECPDIYNNLFEPDDSFYIGSDLFYTYIVSNDLWDLRVKQRTPEGYYKYGKELEEALKTGTFSDEIKKAFINILDYFGQNPIIVRSSSFLEDGYGNAFAGKYESVFCVNRGSLEERLAAFEEAVKIVYSSTMNISALEYRKLNGLDDTDEQMALLVQRVSGSYYGDYLFPTAAGVGFSHSPYSPLPDMDNSKGMLRLVMGLGTKAVDRTKKDYPRIINLDKPEVTLTKSIKEKHRYSQHYLDVIDLKNISLHDVPVDEGLEVIPRYAKRVLVEHDREAERMFRDRGQRREIVFVNCEGIVKNHEFIETMKNILNTLETAYDYPVDIEYTVNVGEDNSFNINLLQCRPLQVSTNNEAIEMPEDKNVFFHIKESSMGMSRKIKIDTICYVDPHKYYEYPYAKKSSISRIISDVNTYCKNNDKTSILIVPGRIGTSSPELGIPVVFADISHFSAILEEAYSEVGYMPELSFGSHMFQDLVEAEIYYGALFENEKKIEFNKDMIFDYPNALKDINPNLDDEIYRMVQVIDFDKEKAELYHDMNKDETMCIFK, from the coding sequence ATGGCTGCATTCGAAAGAGCAAAATCCGGAATTCCAGGGCTTGACAAGGCTCTGGACAACATTCGTTTGGGGGACAATGTTGTATGGAACGTCACAAACCTGTATGAATTCTCTTATTTTGTCGAACCATATATAAAACAGGCCAAAGAGGACAACAGGAACCTGATATACATACGCTTTGCCAATCACCCTCCTTTGATAGACATGACAGAAGAGGATTTCAGATTGCTTGAGATTGAACAGGAAAATCCCGACACCGAGTTCGCGATGATAGAGCGTGACGGGATTAAGATATATCTTGTGAACCCGTACAACCAGTTTGAAACCTTCACCCTGGAAGTTCACAGGATTATAGAGAAGGAAGGATTTGACGCGTTCTATGTCTTTGACTGCCTAAGCGACCTTCAGGCTGTCTGGTCAACAGATTTGATGATGGGCAATTTCTTTAAGGTCACCTGTCCGTTTCTCTTTCAGCTGGACACCATAGCGTATTTCCCAATCATTCGCGGAAGACATTCATATGATGCAATAGCCAAGATTCGTGAAACAACACAGCTGTTCCTGAACGTTTACTCAAGTTCTCCAGAAGAGGTTTACGTCTCTCCATTGAAGGTGTGGAACAGGTATTCCCAAACAATGTTTTTGGGACATAAGTTCAACCCGATAACAGGCACCGTGAAAGTCCTTCAGGATGGCCAGGAGGTCAGCAAATACTACAAGACCATCAACGATTCCGACAAGCATCAGAGCGGACAAATTCTGGACAGCTGGGAAAGGTATATGCTTCAGGTCAGAATGAATTATAAAGAAGGCAAAAACGTCGATGACGAGTGCGACAAGATTTGTGAGCTTATGATGACAAAAGATGAAAGGATGCTTTCCAAGATTAAGGAATACTTCACTTTTGAAGATTATATCACAATCTATGATCGTCGTGTAGGAAGCGGACTGGTTGGTGGTAAGACATGCGGAATGTTGCTTGCAAGAAAGATTATTGAAAAGGAATGTCCCGACATTTACAATAACCTTTTTGAACCTGACGACTCATTCTATATCGGTTCCGATTTATTTTACACTTACATCGTTTCAAATGACCTATGGGACCTTAGAGTAAAGCAAAGAACTCCTGAAGGATATTACAAGTACGGCAAGGAGCTGGAGGAGGCACTTAAAACAGGTACCTTTTCGGATGAAATCAAAAAGGCATTCATTAACATCCTGGACTACTTCGGACAAAACCCAATCATTGTCAGGTCAAGTAGTTTTCTTGAGGACGGATATGGCAATGCGTTTGCAGGGAAATACGAATCAGTCTTCTGTGTGAACAGGGGAAGTCTCGAGGAACGTTTGGCCGCATTTGAGGAAGCCGTTAAGATAGTCTATTCAAGTACAATGAACATCTCAGCTTTGGAATACAGGAAACTGAACGGCTTGGATGACACCGATGAGCAGATGGCACTACTGGTTCAAAGGGTTTCAGGTTCCTATTATGGAGATTACCTCTTCCCGACCGCAGCGGGCGTGGGTTTCTCACACAGCCCATATTCACCGCTCCCCGATATGGACAACAGCAAGGGAATGTTAAGGCTTGTAATGGGCCTCGGTACAAAGGCCGTTGACAGGACCAAAAAGGATTATCCGAGAATCATCAACCTGGACAAGCCTGAAGTGACCCTGACAAAGAGTATAAAGGAAAAACACCGGTATTCCCAGCATTACCTTGACGTCATTGACCTTAAAAACATTAGTCTGCATGACGTTCCGGTCGATGAGGGGCTTGAGGTGATTCCTAGGTATGCGAAAAGGGTTCTTGTCGAGCATGACCGTGAAGCAGAAAGAATGTTTCGTGACCGTGGACAACGCCGTGAGATCGTGTTCGTGAACTGTGAAGGAATTGTTAAGAATCATGAATTCATTGAAACAATGAAAAATATCTTGAATACCTTGGAAACAGCATACGACTATCCTGTGGATATCGAATACACAGTCAATGTTGGAGAGGACAATTCGTTTAACATAAACCTCTTGCAATGCCGTCCTCTTCAGGTTTCAACAAATAACGAAGCCATTGAAATGCCTGAGGACAAAAACGTCTTCTTCCACATCAAAGAGTCCTCAATGGGAATGTCAAGAAAAATCAAGATAGACACAATCTGCTATGTTGACCCACACAAATACTATGAATATCCATATGCTAAAAAAAGCTCAATATCAAGGATAATCAGTGATGTGAACACCTACTGCAAGAACAATGACAAAACATCCATTCTAATTGTTCCGGGAAGGATAGGAACATCATCTCCTGAATTGGGAATTCCTGTCGTGTTTGCAGACATCAGCCATTTCTCCGCAATTCTTGAGGAAGCATATAGTGAAGTCGGATATATGCCCGAACTGTCCTTCGGAAGCCACATGTTCCAGGACCTTGTGGAAGCGGAAATATACTACGGGGCATTGTTTGAAAACGAGAAAAAGATAGAATTCAACAAGGACATGATTTTCGATTATCCGAATGCTCTGAAAGATATCAATCCTAACCTGGACGACGAGATATATAGAATGGTGCAGGTCATTGACTTTGATAAGGAAAAAGCGGAATTATATCATGACATGAATAAAGATGAAACAATGTGCATTTTCAAATAA